Proteins encoded in a region of the Diospyros lotus cultivar Yz01 chromosome 9, ASM1463336v1, whole genome shotgun sequence genome:
- the LOC127810194 gene encoding uncharacterized protein LOC127810194 codes for MASSSSSPSFSSSFLPRSRPSSTRRRTKQRAPTLISMASAPSNEAHDPNFYRNGRRGLVDENLIVLRKRLHEMKMMERNYEPPSDWMEWEKNCYAGYDEFVCEAMGFLQAKLMDTRPCLALGMVALVGLSVPASIGLLLFHLMEMSREVLAAVHLIT; via the coding sequence ATGGCCTCGTCATCATCATCACCTTCCTTTTCCTCATCTTTCCTGCCACGTAGTAGGCCTTCTTCGACGAGAAGACGTACGAAGCAGAGAGCTCCAACATTAATATCAATGGCGTCTGCACCCAGTAACGAAGCTCACGACCCGAATTTCTACCGGAACGGCCGGCGGGGGTTGGTGGACGAGAACCTGATCGTGCTGAGGAAGAGACTCCACGAGATGAAGATGATGGAGAGGAACTACGAGCCGCCGTCAGATTGGATGGAGTGGGAGAAGAATTGCTATGCGGGATACGACGAGTTTGTGTGTGAAGCAATGGGGTTTCTGCAGGCCAAGCTGATGGACACAAGGCCGTGTTTGGCCCTGGGAATGGTGGCGCTCGTTGGTCTCAGCGTGCCGGCTTCAATTGGCCTgcttttgtttcatttgatgGAGATGAGCAGGGAAGTTTTAGCTGCTGTTCATCTCATcacttag